AGGCGTCGTCGGCGCTGCACAGCCCGCGCAGTTCGGTAACTCCTTCGTCGAGCAGCACCCACAGATCCAGTTGCCGAACCAGCCGATGGCTGGACTGGGCGAGCCGCTCCATCGCGCCGGCGTGCCGCGCGACGTCGAGCGCGGAGCGCAGCCGATCGGTCACCGACAGGACAACCTGGCGGTCCATCAGGGTGAACGGCCGCCCGTCGGAACGACAAACGATAACCAGCTCATTGCCAGACTCGCCGGACATCGTCGCCCACGTCGCCGACTCGGCCCGCACTTCGGCGAGCACCGGCGGCAGCCCGGAGGTCGCCGCGGTGCCCGGCCGGGCCAGCAGCTTCTCCGAGTGCTCGTCCAGCGGCCAGCCCTCGGTCCAGGCCGGGTCGTTGTCGGCGAGCCCGCACGCCTGGGCGACGAGCAACCGGCCGGCGCGCGGACGCGCAACCAGCGTCACGTCCGCGCCGAAGACCTCGGACAACACCGCGAGCATGTCGCCCATCAACACCTCGGGCGAGGAGGATCCGCCGACTGCCGCCAGCAGCCGGATCAGTCGGGTGGTATCGCGATACGCCGCCCGAGCCATATTGGTCGCCTCATCGGCGAGCTGGCGCAGCTCGTCCGGGGATTCGGGGTTCGACACCGCCGGTGCCGGTTTAAAGGGCCAACGCGACGACCGTGGAATTGTGGTATCCGGTAATCCCGGAGACGCGAGCGAACTCGCCGTAGCTGAACATGCCCAAGCTGGGCACACCCGCCGCGTCGTGCACGCCCTCCGCCTCTTCGGCCGCCCGATCGCCGAGCACCCGGAGCCGGCCGACGCAACTGAACACGATCACCGCACCCACCTCGCGGTCGCCGACCGCCTCCCGGACCACTTTTTCGTTGATGCCCAGGAGGGAGGTCGGCGAGGCGCGGACGAACTGGATCGCCGCGAATGCCGGCAGCGCGGTGTGCATTCGCATCCGCTCGCCGTCCTCGATGACGAAACCGCGGATGAACTGGGCACCGTCCGGCTCGATCAGCCCGAGCCCGAAAGCCCAGGGCATCGCGGCCGACGGGTCCGCCACGGCCCCCGAACCCCGCGCCAGCTCGGGGAACTGATCGTGCAACACCTCGAGCGCCGGCCGGCCCTCGATCTCTTCCACGTAGGTGTCGTCGGCCGCTGTGATCAATTGCGGCAACCCGCTCGGCTCCCAGCCGTGGGCGACCGACACGGTCAGCGGGTGCGGTGACTCGATCCAGACCACCACCATCCCGGATTCCAATATCCGGTCGTTGTGATAGAGCGCCGTGCGATCGAGCAAGCGGTAGTCACCGAAACCGCCACCGACGATCGGGACGGTGGCGCCGGCGACCTGGTGCACCCCGGTGAGCAACTGCTGATGCCGGCTGTTGTTGTCGTCGCCGAGCACCAGTGCTGCCGCGTAGCCGAGGCCGCCACCGGCGTTTTCCCGTGCCTGCCGGGTCACCGCTGCCGCGACCCGAGCCTGGTCGGTTTCGGTATCGGCGGTGGACCCGATACCGAATCGGTACGGTCCGGCGGAGAGGGCCAGGACCGCGACCGCGGCGTTCTCGCTCAGCCAGGTCGCGCCGTCGGCGAAGAATTCGTCGGCGGTCGCACCGACCACGTCGGCGTCCTTCGCCTCGGCCCGCACGCCGGCCAAGAGCTCGACCGAGTCGTATCGGCGAGCCGCATATACCAAGATCAGCGCGGGTGCGGTGTCGAGTTGCCGAACGGCTGCTGCTGTGGCCTCGGCACCGGCCGAACGTGCATCCGACAACTCGCTGTGCCCGACTCCGGCCGTCAATCGTGCCGTCGCCGACGTCGTCCCTTCTACATGCCCAACTGTCATCTGCGCCTCACCCATACATCGGCCCGACCCGGGAAGAATCGCGACTGGGACCTTAACCGACGTCGTCAGACTTGCACGCGGTCAAATTTCCAGGCGACCCCATTGTTACCGAGTCGCAGCATCTGGGCCAACTCGGGTTACAGACCGAGGGTTTTCGCAATAATGTCGCGTTGAATTTCGCTGGTACCACCGACGATCGTGCCGACCACCGTCATGCGAAGCATCTCCGCCATTCCCGCCTCCTCGGTGTACCCCATTCCGCCGAGCATCTGGACCCCCTCCAGCGCGGCATGCTTGGCGAGTTCGGTCGCCTTGAGCTTGACCATCGACGCCTCGCGCGGGAGCAACACGCCCGGGTTCTCGTCCACCCGCTGCGCGACGTCGTGCACCAGCACCCGAGTAGCCTCGATCTCGGTGGCCAGATCGGCCAGCCGTTGCGACAGAGCCTGGAACGAACCGATCGGCCGACCGAACTGGGAGCGCTCCTTGACATAACGCAGTGTGTCGTCGAAAGCGCGGCGTGCCTGGCCGAGTGCCAGGGCCCCGATCACCACCCGCTCGATGTTCAGGCCCGAGATCAGCTGCGCCCACCCCTGCCCCTCGGCGCCGACCAGGCGGTCGGCGCCGACGAAGGCGTCGGTGAAGTAGACGTCGTTGACCTCGGCACCCAGCGTCGCGATCGGCCGGATCTCGACGCCCGGGATGGCCGTCGGCACCGACAACATCGTGATCCCCTGATGTTTGTCTCCGGTGTCGGCCGACCGCGCGACCAGCAGGATTTCCTCGGCGCTGTGCGCGTTGGAGATCCAGGTCTTCTGCCCGTTGATCCGGTAGCCACCGTCGACTTTCTCCGCCTTGCAGGTCAACGCGGCAACATCGGAACCCGAGCCCGGCTCCGACATCGCGATCGCGGTCGCCGCGCCGGCGGTTACCTTGCCGACGAGCTCCCGAGCCAGCTCCGCGGTAGCGAACTTGACGTAGCTGTGCGCCACGATCAGCGTGACCGGATAACTCGCCAACGGAATCCGGCCGTAGGCGAGTTCCTCGACGAACAGACACGCCTCGAACAACGAGCCGCCGGAGCCGCCGTACTCCTCGGGCAGCGACAGGCCGAGAAAGCCCAACTCGGCCAGCTTCTTTGCGATGTCGTAATTGCTGGTGGTGGTCCCGTCTGCGGTCAGCGCGCGCCGCTGCTCGGGGCTCGCGCACTCCCGGGCCGCGAACTCGCGCACCGTCGCGACCAGGCTGCGCTGCTCATCGGTCAATTGCAGGCTCATCCGCCGCACCCCATTCACGTTTGTCTGCGATGGTAATTACGTGCATATGAGCACGTAATTACATGAGGATATAGCATGAACCGGTGACCGCCGCACTCCCGCCGAACAAGCACCAGGAAAAGAGCCTGCGCACCCGCGCGTTGCTCCTGGACGCAGCGCTGGACAGCCTCGCCGATCGCGGCTACGGCAACACCTCGATCAGCGACATCACCGCCCGGGCCGGCGTGACCCGTGGTGCGCAGGTCCATCACTTTCACACCCGAACCGAGCTTTTCGCCCACGCCATCGACCATCTCGTGGTCCGTCAGCGCGAGTCGCTGCACCGCCACATCGGGCAACTGGCACCCGACACGACCCCGGTGGAGGTTCTGATCGGCCTGGTCACCGCCACTTTTGCGGGCCGCCTGGGCAAAGCCGCGATCGAGCTGTACAGCTCGTTTGCCACCGACGACGAGCTACGCCACACCATGTTGCGCAGTCAGCACGAGATAACGATCGAGCTGTTGTCGACCTGCACCGAGCTGATCGGCGACACCGCCCCCCGAGACCGGCTGGAATCGACGTTCTGGCTGACCGTCAACCTGATCCGGGGGACGACCGTCGACGAGATGCTGGGCCGAGACGAACGCCGCCGCCGGCAGGTCGTCGACGACTGGCGCACGCTCGCCACGCTCGCTCTGGCTACCGATTGACCGCCACTCGACCGCCGGTCCGGGATTCCCGGGGTTACCCGCGATCGCTGTCGTCCGCGGCCAGCTGGCCACAAGCGGCCGCGATCTCGCGGCCCCGGGTGTCGCGCACCGTACAGGCCACACCGCGAGCGACCACCCGCCGGACGAATTCCCGCTCGACCGGCTTCGGGCTCGCATCCCACTCGCTGCCGGGCGTCGGGTTGAGCGGAATCAGGTTCACGTGTACCCGCGACCGCAGCGCGGCGTGCAGCAACGTGCCGAGTAGGTCGGCCCGCCACGGCTGATCGTTGACGTCACGGATCAGCGCATACTCGATCGACACTCGCCGCCCGGTCCGGTCGGCGTAGTACCCGGCCGCGTCGAGCACCTCGGCCACCGGCCATCGATTGTTCACCGGCACCAGGGTGTCGCGCAGCTCGTCGTCCGGCGTGTGCAGCGAGACCGCCAGCGTCACCGCCAGGCCTTCGTCGGCAAGTCGCCGGATCGCCGGCGCCAGGCCGACCGTGGAGACCACCACGTTGCGCTGCGAGATGCCGAACCCGCCGGGCACCGGGTCGGTGATCCGCCGGACCGCGGCGACCACCCGACGGTAGTTGGCCAGCGGCTCCCCCATCCCCATGAACACGACGTTGCTCAGCCGGGCGTCGTCCGCCCGCGCGACCACGGCAGCAGCTCGCACCTGATCCACGATCTCGGCGGTGGACAGATTCCGGTTCAGTCCGCCTTGGCCGGTAGCGCAGAACGGGCAGGCCATGCCACAACCGGCCTGGCTGGAGACGCAGAGGGTGGTGCGATCGGGATACCGCATCAACACGCTCTCGACGAGGGTTCCGTCGCCGGCCCGCCAGAGCGTCTTGCGCGTCTCGCCGGCATCGCAGGTGACCCGGCGGACCTCCTGCAACAACGGCGGGAACAACTGCTCCGCCACCGCGGATCGCACCGCCGCGGGCAGGTCGGTCATCTCGGCCGGATCGGCCAGCAGTCGCCCGTAGTACTGCCGAGCGATCTGGTCGGCGCGGAACGCCGGCAAGCCCAGCTCGGCGATCGCCCGCCGACGTTCGTCGAGGTCGAGGTCGGCAAAATGGCGGGGCGGCAATCCCCGGCGCGGTGCTTCGAATACGAGCGGCAAAGAACTCGGCATGGCAGACCCAGTGTCGCATCCGCGCCGGACGGCCGACTACAACAGGGTGCTGAACACCAGCCAGGAGACGAACGCTGCCGGCAACATGGAATCCAGCCGATCCATGATCCCGCCGTGCCCGGGCAGCAGCGTACCCATGTCCTTGATCCCCAGGTCCCGCTTGATCTGCGACTCGATCAGGTCACCGACCGTGGCGACCAGAACCAGACCGATGCCCAACGGAATACCGATCAGCGAATTGGCCCGCAGCAGCAACGTGACGGTCAGCAACCCGCCGATGATCCCGGCCAGCAAGGACCCGGCGAAACCCTCCCAGGATTTTTTCGGACTGATCGCCGGCGCCATCGGATGCCGGCCGAACAACACCCCGGCCGCGTAGCCACCGACATCCGAACAAACCACGCCGATCATGAACGCGAGCACCTGCATGTTGCCGTCGTCGTCGAGCAACATCAGAATCGCGAACGAGGCCAGCAGGGGAATCCAGGCGAGAACGAACACCGCGATCGCGGTGTCGCGCAGATAGTTCTTCGGCGGACTGCCGAGGCCGTGATCGAAGAGCCGCCAGACCATACAGACCAGCGCCGTGCCGGCAAACGCACCGAGAGTGCCGACGGCACCGAACGGCCAGGCTAGCCATACCACCGCTTGGCCGCCGACCAGCAGCGGCGTTCGGGGGACCTGGACGTCCGCCTCCCGCAGCCGGCGCGTGACCTCCCAGGTGGCAATGGCCATGGCCACCGCGATCACCGGGATCAGGACCAACGGCGCGAAGAGCAGGATCGCAATCAGCGACAGGCCGAGTCCGCCGCCGACCAGGACCGCCGCAGACAGGTTACGACCGGCGCGCGACGGCGCGGCTTTCCGATCCGCGGGGGCCGCCGGGGCGGGTTCGGCGGTCGCGACCGAGTCGGATATCACGGCAGAATCCGCTACGGCGACAGGTTCGCCGACCGCGTCGTCCGCGGCGGTCTCATCGTCGGCGGACCGATCGGCGCGCGCCCAGCTCATCACCGGCGCGGAGCCTGCGAAACGACTGTCTGACACTTCACCTAGACCTCGAGCAGTTCGGATTCCTTGTGCTTGACCAGCTCGTCGACCGCGCCGACATACCGGGCCGTGGTCTTGTCGAGCTCTTTCTCCGCACGGCCGACCTCGTCCTCACCTGCCTCGCCGTCCTTCTGGATTCGCGAGAGTTCGTCCATCGCCTTGCGCCGCACGTTGCGGATCGAGACCTTACCGTCTTCGCCCTTGGACTTGGCCTGTTTCACCAGTTCGCGCCGCCGTTCCTCGGTCAGCTGCGGCACTGTGACGCGCAGGATGTCACCGTTGTTCGTCGGGTTGACCCCCAGGTCGGAATTGCGGATCGCGGTCTCGATCGGACCCAGCTGCGCCGGCTCGTACGGCTTGATGATCACCATCCGCGGTTCCGGCACGCTCATGCTGGACATCTGCGTGATCGGGGTGGGCGCACCGTAATAGTCGATGACGATCTTGGCGAACATCGACGGCGTGGCCCTACCGGTACGAATCGCTCCCAGATCCTCCTTGAGGACCGCGACCGCCTTTTCCATCTTCTCTTCGGCGTCGAAGAGAGTTTCATCGATCATCGCCGATCAATCCTCCTTGGCCGTGCTCACCAGGGTGCCGATCCGCTCACCGGACACCGCACGCGCGATGTTGCCCTCGGTGAGCAGGTTGAACACCAGCATCGGCATGTCGTTGTCCATACACAGGCTGAACGCGGTGGCGTCGGCCACCCGCAAGCCACGCTCGATCACTTCCCGGTGGGTGATCTCGGTGAAGAGCGTCGCATCCGGGTCGACGCGCGGGTCGGCGCTGTACACCCCGTCGACCGCCTTGGCCATCAGGACCACCTCGGCACCGATTTCCAGGGCGCGTTGCGCAGCGGTGGTGTCGGTGGAGAAGTACGGCATCCCCATCCCGGCACCGAAGATGACCACCCGCCCCTTCTCCAGATGTCGCTTCGCCCGCAGCGGCAGGTACGGTTCGGCGACCTGGCCCATCGTGATCGCGGTCTGCACCCGGGTGTCGACCCCGTCGCGTTCCAGGAAATCCTGCAAGGCCAGCGAGTTCATCACGGTGCCGAGCATGCCCATGTAATCCGAGCGCGAACGATCCATCCCACGGTCCGACAGCTCGGCGCCGCGGAAGAAGTTGCCGCCCCCGATCACCACGGCGACCTGCACGCCCGAACGCACCACCGCGGCGATCTGGTTGGCCACCGTCTGCACGACATCCGGGTCGAGTCCGACCTTGCCCCCGCCGAACATCTCACCGCCCAGCTTGAGCAGCACCCTGGAATAACCCTTGCGGGCTGCGGCCGGCTCGGTCATCTGGCTCCCTCGGTCGGTCTGGGTATCCGCCGTTGCGCCCGGATCGGGCGGCCTCCCTATCCTGCCCTATGGCCGGCCGCGACCGGCACGGGACGATCGAGCCTCAGCTCTCCTCGAAACCGGATTGATCGAATTTCAGCGTCGTCGCGTTCTCCGACACCGTGCGGATCCGGCCGTCGTCGAACCCGGCCGGCGCCGTCGCGCCGATCTCCAATCGCACCTCCAGCGCGACCCCGGGCTGGGCCGCGAGATGTTGCAGGACCTCGCCGGCGATCTTCGAGAAGTCGGCGGCGTATCGGTCCGGGTCGAGGGCCGCCACACCGAAGTACCGGGTTTTCGGGCGCGGACCGGCGGGTTCTCCCCCGCCGCCATGACCGGACCCCGTACCGGACGTCGGAGCGTCGTCGTCCGGTTCTCCCCTGCCGGCGTCGCCGTACTCGTCGATCTCCCGATCCCGCTGGGCACGTGCCCGTGCCGGTTCGATCAGCAGCGTGCTGTCGGTGATGTAGGGAACGTCGTCGTTATCGGTCGGCAGTACCAGGCCGACGTACTGCTCGCCGTCCCAGCCGTCGGCGATCCCGAATCCCTCCTGTTCCCACAGCAGCTGTTCGACCACCGACAGCACCCCGGCGTCGAGCACCGCGCGATCCCGCAGCCGGGCGAGATACGTGTAGGTGGTGTAGAGGGTCCACAGCTCGCCGACGCTGATCTGCCCGTCGCGCAACCAGATCGACGACAGGTGTTCGTCGAGGTCGAACCGGATCAACCGCGCGGCCCGGGTGAGCACCAGTTGGTTCTGCTCCCGCGCGCGCTTGGCGGCGCGCTCGGCAAGGTTCTGCGTCGTTCCTTCCGCCTTGATCGCGGACAGCACCGGATGCGGCTGGTCCGGACCCTGCTCGGGATAGATCAGCCAGGTGTAGGTGTCGAGCAGCCTGGCCCGGACCGTCTCGTCGGCGCGCCGCTTGCGCTCCTCCGCCTGCGCCTTCTGCTGCGGCTTCAGATCGAGCGGGACGACATTGTCCACGACGTAGTTCCACGCCAGGTACTCCCGCGCCGCCGCCTCCAGCTCGGCCGACCGGGCGTGATCGGCGGCAAGGAAACACAGCGTGTTGCGGTAGGCCCGGGCGGCGCTGCCGCGATGTTCCAGCACGGCACGTGCCCAGCCGATCGCGGCGGAGTCGTCCTTGCGTTTGCGGTCGTGCGGGTGCCCGGGCGGCACGATGACCAGGCGCGCCTCCTGGGTGTCCGGGACGTCGCCCGAGTCGGACGGGGCCGCGTGCACCGCCACGAATCCGTCCGCCGACGTGCCGCGATGCTGGCGCAGCCGCTGCTCGATCTCGTGCCACACGTCGTCGACCTGCAGTTGCTCGGCGTAGTCGCGGGCGGCTCGGGTCGTGTTGGCCTGCGTGTCGAACCAATAGCGTGGCCCGTCGCTGTAGAGGTAGGTCGAGGTGTTCGCCAGGTTGTCCAGCGCCGCATGGAAGTTGCCGGGAACATCGCCCGGGATAGCCGCGCCGAGGAAGATCCGGCTCTTGTCGACGCCCTTGTGCGCGGTGTCCAGCGTCGGGGTCGCACCGAGGAACACCGTGCGCGCCAGCCGCCGCGCCACCCGGCGCTTGCCGAACAGCTCGGGATTGCCGTTGTCGACCTGCACCGGAGTGGAGTTGGCGCCGTCGACGTCCGCGTCGATGATCGCCTTCCACTGATCGGACAGATACCCGGTCAGCTCGGTCAGCACCGGATCGGTGTCCAGCGGCACCGTGCCGGGCAGGATCAGCGGCGCCGCGTCGCCGGCCCGCCAGAGTTCGCCGACGATCGTATTCATCAATCGCAGGACGCCGCGGGTGCGCTGGAATCGGTCCAGCGTGGACCAATCCTCGTACAGCCGGTCGAACAGCTCCGGATGCACCGGGTACGCCCGTTTGATCCGATCGATGTAGGCCGGCTCGCGGACCTCCCGCGGGAACTGGGTTTCGTGCTGCCGATAGAACTTGACCACGGCATTCGCCGTCGTGCTGATCTTGCCGAGCGCGCCGCCGTCCGGCGGAACGAACAGCCGCCTGCGCACGATCTCGAAGCTCTCCTCCGAATTCGCCGAACGCCACTGGTCGGCGGTCCGGCGGACTACGTTCTGCAAGCGGCGCAACGCCTCTCGACCGTACTCGCCGCCCACCTCCTCGTCGCTGGCGCCGGTGTCGTCGGTGGCGTCGTCGGACGCCGGGATCGAGATGACCACCTGGATGCCCGGGACCGTCGCCGCCGCCTCGGTCAGCGTCTGGGCGAAGGTGAACTGGGTGTCGAACGTGCCCGCGGGCAGGTTGTCCCGGTCGTAGAGCTGTCGGGCGTAGGCAACCCATTCGTCGACCAGGATGATCGCCGGGGTGTAGAGCTCGAACAGCTCGCGCAGCGTGCTGCCCGGATTGGTGCCGGCCCGATCGGATTCGGCGACGAGCTCGTAGGCGTCGGCGCCACCGAGGCCCCACGCGAGGCGACCCCACAAGGTGTTGAGCTCGACGCCGCCGGCCTCGAGTCGCGGCTCGGCAGGCGGAATATCGTTGCCTACCAGGGCAACCCGCTGGATCCGACCCCGGACGGAATCGAGGTCGATGCCGGCGAGCAGCTCTTGAAGCTCCTGTGGGTACTCGATCAGCGGGCGGCCGGAGGCGAGGTGCCACAGGGCCAGCATCGAGTGCGTCTTGCCGCCGCCGAAGTTGGTCTGCAGGTTGATCACCGGTGAGGCGTTGCGGTCGCCGGTCATCCGCTTGGCCATCCGGGTGATCAGGTCACGCAGGCCGCCGGTCAGATAGGTGCGCCGGAAGAATTCGACCGGGTCCGCGTACTCGGGGTCGCCCTCCCCGCGCGCGACGTTGGCCAGGTTCGCGGCGAACTCGGCGGCGTGGAAGTTGCCGCTCGCCACATCCGGGTGGGGTGAGAGCACCTCCCGCCAGGGTGGCAGATTGTCCGAGCCGACGGTCGTCACGCCGGCCACCTTGGCGACCCGGCGATCCTCCTGGTCCAGCGACACCCGCCGCAGGTCGACCCGCAAGGCCTTGACCTCGTCGGCGCCGGTGGGCGCGCCGATCGCGCGCAGGAACCGCTCGGCGGTGTCGAGCGCGCGGTAGGCGTCGTCGCCGTTGAACGGGTCGTGGTGCGCGTGCTTGTTCCGCACGTCGATCAGTTCGGTGGCCCAGCTCTCCTCGGCGCGAGACAGGTGCTTGCGGAACGGGTACCAGCCACGCCGATACGCGTGCGTGGCGTTGTTGGCGATCACCTTGAGGCTGTTCTGCGGATCGAATCGACTGAATGTCCGGCCCGGAGCGTTCTCCTTCGCCTCGAGCAGCACCGTCCAGTCGGTGCCCGGCGGCAGGTCCGGACCGAGCACCCGATCGAGAAACGTGTCCAGCGCCGGGGCGATCAACTGGAAGGCGCGGTCCACCCGGTCTCGGTTGCTCTGGGCCATCACTTCCCCCACAAGTCGAGCGGCCGTTCGGTCACCGCGGTCGGCGCGGCCCGGGCGATGTCGTTCCAGGCCGCACCGAGCTGGTTGAAGTCGACGGCGAGCTTGGCTCGCTTGCCACCCTCGGCCACGTGGAACAGCAGCGTGGCCAGCTCCTTGCAGAGGTCGCGATCGATCGTCGCCGGCACCTGCCCGAGCAAGGCCGCAGCGGCCGGGATGCCACCACCAGTCATCTGCTTGGTCAGGTGCATGACCACCTCCCACTCGCTGATCGACAGGTCCGTGGCGGGGTCGTAGTCGTCCGGCATGTCGCGGTAGGCGATCAGCCCGACCTCGCCCCGGCTCTTGGTGAGAATGCCGGCCCGTTCCAGGTGGTCGAGCGACGCGTTGCGCGCCCGCGCGAGCACGTCGGCGGCGCCGTAGTCGCCGCGCTCGAAGCCGTGCTGACGAAACCAGGCGATCGCGAACCGGGTGTCGGCATCGAACTCGCTCTCCTGGTCGGCGAGCACCTCGTCCAGGATCTCGTTGATCCGTTGCAGCGCGGTGCGGACCGGCATCGGGGTGCCGTCGTCCTCCAGCACAGCGCGGTAGCGGGAGAACACGGCCATGCCCGGACCGATCGCGGCCTGCGGCAGATCCACCGGGGCGATCGCGCCCTGCAGCAGCTCCCGCAGCGCCTCGGGCAGTTCCGCTTTGAGCGCCGCGATGAACCCGCGCCGGTCGGTGCGTGGGGCGTCGGCCGGGCGCGGGCGAAGAGCGAGGACGATCGAGGAGGCGAGCGCGTTGGTGCCCTGGGACAGCATCCGGTTGCTCAGCTCGCTGCGCATCGGCCAGGTCGCGGTGATCGCCCAACCCGACTGAATCATGCCCTCCAACAATGTTTCCCAGCCGGTCGAGTGCTGGCCGCCGAGCGCCGACTCCTTCTGTTTGAAGGCGTAGTAGACGGTGATCGGGAAGTCGTCGAGCGCCGATTCCCGCGCCCGGCGGAACACTTCCCGGAAGCCGTTCTCGAAGAACTCGTGCGCACCCTGCTTACCGCCGTGCCGGTAGGGATTGGCCACCAGCTCGTCGGCTTTCGGCACCAGCATGGTGCCGAGGATGCTCGGGTGGATCGGCTGTAGTGATCGCCGAAGCCACACGTAGAAGAAGTCGGACAGGTCGGAGTAGCCGATGTTGTCGTAGTACGGCGGGTCGGTGGAAATCACCATGGTGCCCGCAGGCCGATCACGAGCCGATGCCTGCGATGCCGAACCCGGCTGGCGCGGAAGAACGCTATCGAGGACCTTAGCGATTCCGCCGATGCTGGTGACGAATCCTCCTGCGCTACGACCGGACAGCGGCATGGTCTCCGCGTAATCCCAGGCCATCGGAATCGCCTGCCTCGCAAACAAGGCGATCGCCTGGTCCATCGTGGACTTCCACCGAGCGATCGAATTGTTCATGTCGGCAACCTTGCTCACAGCCAGGCCCAGATAGGTCGCCACCGCATCCGCGTAAGCGGCAGCGCCCAGCCCGCCGTCGTCCAGCCGCGCGCCTTCGAGCATCCCGGCCGCGAGCGCATCGCGGAGCACCAACTCCCGGGCCTCGCCGACGAGGTCGCT
Above is a genomic segment from Skermania piniformis containing:
- a CDS encoding acyl-CoA dehydrogenase family protein, encoding MSLQLTDEQRSLVATVREFAARECASPEQRRALTADGTTTSNYDIAKKLAELGFLGLSLPEEYGGSGGSLFEACLFVEELAYGRIPLASYPVTLIVAHSYVKFATAELARELVGKVTAGAATAIAMSEPGSGSDVAALTCKAEKVDGGYRINGQKTWISNAHSAEEILLVARSADTGDKHQGITMLSVPTAIPGVEIRPIATLGAEVNDVYFTDAFVGADRLVGAEGQGWAQLISGLNIERVVIGALALGQARRAFDDTLRYVKERSQFGRPIGSFQALSQRLADLATEIEATRVLVHDVAQRVDENPGVLLPREASMVKLKATELAKHAALEGVQMLGGMGYTEEAGMAEMLRMTVVGTIVGGTSEIQRDIIAKTLGL
- the rlmN gene encoding 23S rRNA (adenine(2503)-C(2))-methyltransferase RlmN; translated protein: MPSSLPLVFEAPRRGLPPRHFADLDLDERRRAIAELGLPAFRADQIARQYYGRLLADPAEMTDLPAAVRSAVAEQLFPPLLQEVRRVTCDAGETRKTLWRAGDGTLVESVLMRYPDRTTLCVSSQAGCGMACPFCATGQGGLNRNLSTAEIVDQVRAAAVVARADDARLSNVVFMGMGEPLANYRRVVAAVRRITDPVPGGFGISQRNVVVSTVGLAPAIRRLADEGLAVTLAVSLHTPDDELRDTLVPVNNRWPVAEVLDAAGYYADRTGRRVSIEYALIRDVNDQPWRADLLGTLLHAALRSRVHVNLIPLNPTPGSEWDASPKPVEREFVRRVVARGVACTVRDTRGREIAAACGQLAADDSDRG
- a CDS encoding phosphatidate cytidylyltransferase produces the protein MSWARADRSADDETAADDAVGEPVAVADSAVISDSVATAEPAPAAPADRKAAPSRAGRNLSAAVLVGGGLGLSLIAILLFAPLVLIPVIAVAMAIATWEVTRRLREADVQVPRTPLLVGGQAVVWLAWPFGAVGTLGAFAGTALVCMVWRLFDHGLGSPPKNYLRDTAIAVFVLAWIPLLASFAILMLLDDDGNMQVLAFMIGVVCSDVGGYAAGVLFGRHPMAPAISPKKSWEGFAGSLLAGIIGGLLTVTLLLRANSLIGIPLGIGLVLVATVGDLIESQIKRDLGIKDMGTLLPGHGGIMDRLDSMLPAAFVSWLVFSTLL
- a CDS encoding TetR/AcrR family transcriptional regulator, with the translated sequence MTAALPPNKHQEKSLRTRALLLDAALDSLADRGYGNTSISDITARAGVTRGAQVHHFHTRTELFAHAIDHLVVRQRESLHRHIGQLAPDTTPVEVLIGLVTATFAGRLGKAAIELYSSFATDDELRHTMLRSQHEITIELLSTCTELIGDTAPRDRLESTFWLTVNLIRGTTVDEMLGRDERRRRQVVDDWRTLATLALATD
- the pyrH gene encoding UMP kinase — protein: MTEPAAARKGYSRVLLKLGGEMFGGGKVGLDPDVVQTVANQIAAVVRSGVQVAVVIGGGNFFRGAELSDRGMDRSRSDYMGMLGTVMNSLALQDFLERDGVDTRVQTAITMGQVAEPYLPLRAKRHLEKGRVVIFGAGMGMPYFSTDTTAAQRALEIGAEVVLMAKAVDGVYSADPRVDPDATLFTEITHREVIERGLRVADATAFSLCMDNDMPMLVFNLLTEGNIARAVSGERIGTLVSTAKED
- a CDS encoding FIST signal transduction protein — its product is MTVGHVEGTTSATARLTAGVGHSELSDARSAGAEATAAAVRQLDTAPALILVYAARRYDSVELLAGVRAEAKDADVVGATADEFFADGATWLSENAAVAVLALSAGPYRFGIGSTADTETDQARVAAAVTRQARENAGGGLGYAAALVLGDDNNSRHQQLLTGVHQVAGATVPIVGGGFGDYRLLDRTALYHNDRILESGMVVVWIESPHPLTVSVAHGWEPSGLPQLITAADDTYVEEIEGRPALEVLHDQFPELARGSGAVADPSAAMPWAFGLGLIEPDGAQFIRGFVIEDGERMRMHTALPAFAAIQFVRASPTSLLGINEKVVREAVGDREVGAVIVFSCVGRLRVLGDRAAEEAEGVHDAAGVPSLGMFSYGEFARVSGITGYHNSTVVALAL
- the frr gene encoding ribosome recycling factor, which produces MIDETLFDAEEKMEKAVAVLKEDLGAIRTGRATPSMFAKIVIDYYGAPTPITQMSSMSVPEPRMVIIKPYEPAQLGPIETAIRNSDLGVNPTNNGDILRVTVPQLTEERRRELVKQAKSKGEDGKVSIRNVRRKAMDELSRIQKDGEAGEDEVGRAEKELDKTTARYVGAVDELVKHKESELLEV